One stretch of Pradoshia sp. D12 DNA includes these proteins:
- a CDS encoding nucleotide pyrophosphohydrolase, with amino-acid sequence MKEVIQKVLEFRDERNWGQYHNEKDLAISISLEANELLENFQWRDSEEAAADSIDNIKEEMADVFIYLLQLADKLDINLEEEALKKLKKNAIKYPAPAKK; translated from the coding sequence ATGAAAGAAGTCATACAAAAGGTTTTAGAGTTCAGGGATGAGCGGAATTGGGGACAATATCATAATGAGAAAGATTTAGCGATTTCGATTTCATTGGAAGCGAATGAATTATTGGAGAATTTCCAGTGGAGAGATAGCGAAGAGGCAGCGGCTGATTCAATAGACAATATAAAAGAAGAAATGGCCGATGTATTTATCTATCTCTTGCAGTTAGCGGATAAATTGGATATCAATCTGGAAGAGGAAGCACTCAAGAAACTGAAGAAGAACGCCATAAAATACCCGGCTCCGGCAAAGAAATAG
- a CDS encoding DUF2075 domain-containing protein — protein MSTSTVKIQTLPFNKASINRLSGYYIDYPVVYFLNNETTVYIGETVAVKNRMRDHLNNNERKSLSKMSLIIHNKFNRSATYNIETKLINYFLADERYKLQNKSQTAKNVMHNYYEKQYYDEQIFDEIWTELLKRKIVDHSAQAIENKDIFKLSPFKVCKEHIKDEKPFVFLIKGEAGVGKSVVLSSVFNKIQELAKEKDNDLSKTENYLLVNHSEMLKTYRKIAGNVKVLSKKNFEKPTTFINKRKKLGKKADIVLVDEAHLLLTKPDSYNNFNEENQLEEIIRHSKVAIIVYDDKQVLKMKSYWDEEKLYSITKSCNTGNYVLTNQFRMRASDNMVNWINYFVEKKITPMPIEDAYDFRIFESAAEMYKVIQEQNNKFGLARIVSTFDYIHKKDGQTYYVEEDGFKLPWNNDYGNHTWAEEANTIKEVGSIYTIQGFDLNYVGVILGPSIGYDKETDMLKIIPENYKDTEAFRGRNEYKNSEEIMERIILNSLNILMKRGIHGLYIYAHDPELRDRLLKLQENRFPRQDTRS, from the coding sequence ATGAGTACAAGTACAGTAAAAATACAGACACTGCCTTTTAACAAGGCATCAATAAATCGCCTGAGCGGGTATTATATTGATTATCCTGTCGTGTATTTTCTGAACAATGAAACTACGGTCTATATAGGCGAAACAGTGGCAGTCAAAAATCGGATGAGGGACCATCTGAATAATAATGAACGAAAATCATTAAGTAAGATGTCCTTAATTATCCATAATAAATTTAATCGTTCTGCTACATATAATATAGAAACGAAGCTAATCAATTATTTCTTGGCGGATGAGCGTTATAAGCTGCAGAACAAGAGTCAAACTGCAAAGAATGTAATGCATAATTATTATGAAAAACAATACTATGACGAACAAATTTTTGATGAAATTTGGACTGAACTTTTAAAAAGAAAAATTGTCGATCATTCAGCACAAGCAATTGAAAATAAAGATATCTTTAAGTTATCCCCCTTTAAGGTATGCAAAGAACATATAAAGGATGAAAAACCGTTTGTTTTTCTTATTAAAGGGGAAGCGGGTGTCGGAAAGAGTGTTGTCTTAAGTTCGGTTTTTAATAAAATACAAGAGCTCGCCAAGGAAAAAGATAACGATTTATCCAAAACTGAAAACTATTTATTAGTTAATCATTCTGAGATGTTAAAGACCTATAGAAAAATAGCTGGAAATGTTAAAGTACTTTCTAAAAAGAATTTTGAAAAGCCGACAACATTTATCAACAAGCGAAAGAAATTGGGGAAAAAGGCTGATATCGTTCTAGTAGATGAAGCTCATTTATTGTTAACAAAACCTGATAGTTACAATAATTTCAATGAAGAAAATCAATTGGAAGAGATCATTAGACATAGCAAGGTAGCCATTATCGTCTATGATGACAAGCAAGTCTTGAAAATGAAAAGTTACTGGGACGAAGAAAAGCTATACTCAATCACAAAGAGCTGTAATACAGGGAATTATGTACTGACAAATCAATTTCGAATGCGTGCCTCCGATAATATGGTCAATTGGATTAATTATTTTGTGGAAAAGAAAATTACACCGATGCCGATTGAAGACGCATATGATTTTCGGATTTTCGAATCGGCAGCAGAAATGTATAAAGTAATCCAAGAGCAGAATAACAAATTTGGTTTGGCGAGAATTGTGTCCACCTTCGATTATATACATAAGAAAGATGGACAAACCTATTATGTGGAAGAGGATGGTTTTAAACTTCCATGGAATAATGATTATGGAAATCATACATGGGCAGAAGAAGCAAATACCATAAAGGAAGTAGGATCCATTTATACAATTCAGGGCTTTGACTTAAATTATGTTGGGGTTATTCTAGGTCCATCAATCGGCTATGATAAGGAAACAGATATGTTAAAAATCATTCCTGAAAACTATAAGGATACAGAGGCCTTTAGGGGAAGGAATGAGTATAAAAACAGTGAAGAAATTATGGAAAGAATTATTTTAAATTCACTTAACATACTGATGAAGAGGGGCATACATGGCCTGTACATATATGCACATGATCCGGAATTAAGGGACAGATTGTTAAAACTTCAAGAAAATAGATTTCCTAGGCAGGACACAAGAAGCTGA
- a CDS encoding DegV family protein: MKNISIITDGSCDIPAEVIEKYGIKLIPLHFQFEDQIEYGSERKMEITEFYNRLANGEVAKTSASSPSAAIQVLKEELEKGNDIICVTLSSALSCTFNNIRLASLELLDSYPESRIAVIDSLTGSMAMGMLVVKACMMRDEKYSYDQIVEYLEENKQSFHVEFYVNDLQYLARGGRLNPAIAKIGGLIGIKPILSVTDNGVIESVCKARKTSGATKQIKERFLASNVEREMICILHSNNLDHALSLKADLELEQSFAQVFITEIGPSIGSHTGPGCLGLAYIKQ, translated from the coding sequence ATGAAGAATATATCAATTATTACCGATGGAAGTTGCGATATCCCAGCAGAGGTAATCGAAAAATATGGAATAAAATTAATTCCTCTTCATTTTCAGTTTGAGGATCAAATAGAGTACGGTTCCGAACGTAAAATGGAAATTACGGAGTTTTATAATAGATTAGCAAATGGCGAGGTTGCCAAGACCAGTGCCAGCTCTCCTTCAGCCGCAATTCAAGTATTAAAAGAAGAATTGGAAAAAGGAAATGATATCATTTGTGTAACTCTTTCCAGCGCATTAAGCTGCACGTTTAATAATATTAGATTGGCAAGTCTGGAATTACTAGATTCATATCCGGAAAGTCGCATCGCCGTAATCGATTCCTTGACCGGTTCTATGGCTATGGGTATGTTAGTGGTTAAAGCTTGCATGATGAGAGATGAGAAGTATTCCTACGACCAAATTGTTGAATATCTGGAAGAAAACAAACAATCCTTCCACGTGGAATTTTACGTGAATGACTTACAATACTTAGCCAGAGGTGGCAGACTAAATCCGGCTATTGCGAAGATTGGTGGACTAATCGGAATCAAGCCAATCCTTTCTGTTACAGATAATGGAGTCATTGAATCTGTCTGCAAAGCTCGAAAAACATCCGGTGCAACCAAGCAAATCAAAGAAAGATTCCTAGCTTCAAATGTTGAGAGAGAAATGATTTGTATTTTACACTCTAATAATCTTGATCATGCATTATCCTTAAAAGCTGATCTTGAATTAGAACAATCCTTCGCGCAAGTATTCATCACCGAAATCGGCCCATCCATTGGCAGCCATACCGGTCCAGGGTGTCTAGGACTTGCTTATATAAAACAATAA
- a CDS encoding TetR/AcrR family transcriptional regulator, translating into MEDRRIRYTKKVIKDTFIELLEQKPINKITVTELCAKSEINRATFYRYYEDVYDLMEKLKSQYVDELKAAISISKDDYTISGFTSEILEVILRNKELSRILFTLKNGKDFLDDVLDIAHMKCIEKWNRYGKNVPQTQVGYLSTFITAGTIGILNEWIQNDYKESPSEIANLIENISHYGLAKIIYGK; encoded by the coding sequence ATGGAAGATCGCAGAATAAGATATACCAAAAAAGTAATTAAAGACACATTTATTGAATTGTTAGAACAAAAGCCAATCAATAAAATTACCGTAACCGAGCTATGTGCAAAGTCTGAAATCAATCGGGCTACCTTTTATCGGTACTATGAGGATGTATATGATTTGATGGAGAAGCTAAAGAGTCAATATGTGGATGAACTGAAGGCAGCTATCTCCATTTCAAAGGACGACTACACGATCTCGGGATTTACAAGTGAAATTCTTGAGGTGATTCTAAGAAATAAGGAACTGAGCAGAATTCTCTTTACTTTGAAGAACGGAAAAGACTTTCTTGATGATGTGTTAGATATTGCCCATATGAAATGTATAGAAAAGTGGAATCGTTACGGGAAAAATGTACCGCAAACACAAGTGGGGTATCTATCAACGTTCATAACTGCTGGGACAATAGGTATCCTGAATGAATGGATTCAAAATGATTACAAGGAGTCTCCCTCAGAGATTGCCAATCTGATTGAAAATATAAGTCACTACGGTCTGGCGAAGATTATTTATGGGAAGTAA
- a CDS encoding M4 family metallopeptidase, whose product MKKKLIVPVLLTSAILVGSIPAGSVIAQPVNSKAVSKEWNERASVPLFVKERSAEKYSSSTPSNALNYLKNSQGKTGISNPEKNLKVKDVQKDELGMTHIRFNQTVNGVNVEGSDIIVHFNKDNEVESVNGRMNQTLSESKVNTAVSLSSERAVKEALSSVKAPEELTYEPTTELVVYPFKGENHTVYKVNVNFMGVEPGNWFVFVDAQTGEIIDQYNAIMHAAERKTQKGTGIGVHGERRELHITRVKEANSGTKFSLADYAHANLGGIETYDAKNDNTSSNDTLYVGNSASFIKDYDRAAVDAHYNSEKVYEYFLNKHGRNSLDGEGMAIISKVHYGTNYNNASWNGRWMTYGDGDGEFMISLAAGLDVAAHEMTHGVISHSANLVYRNQSGALNESFADVFGVLVDDGDWEMGEDIMAPAAKAEGVTVLRSLSNPNSVIVSNEQRREYSTNGGVYPDHMDEFYHMPTSVDGGGVHVNSSITNHAAYLIGQELGREKLGKIYYRALTVYLTSNSNFSDARNAIVQSAIDLYGEGSEEEAAVQSGFDAVGIY is encoded by the coding sequence TTGAAGAAAAAATTGATAGTACCAGTACTTTTAACATCCGCTATATTAGTAGGCTCGATTCCGGCCGGAAGTGTAATTGCACAGCCAGTTAATTCGAAAGCAGTTAGTAAGGAGTGGAATGAGAGGGCTAGCGTTCCTTTATTCGTGAAGGAGCGGTCTGCTGAAAAATACTCTTCTAGTACCCCTTCCAATGCTTTGAATTATTTGAAGAATAGTCAAGGAAAGACTGGAATCAGTAATCCGGAGAAAAACTTGAAGGTGAAAGATGTACAAAAGGATGAACTGGGCATGACGCATATCCGCTTTAATCAGACGGTAAATGGAGTAAATGTTGAAGGTTCAGACATTATCGTTCATTTTAATAAGGATAATGAAGTTGAATCCGTTAATGGTAGGATGAATCAGACACTTAGTGAATCAAAAGTGAATACAGCTGTCTCTTTAAGCAGTGAAAGAGCAGTAAAAGAAGCCTTATCCTCTGTTAAAGCCCCTGAAGAGCTGACATATGAACCTACTACTGAATTGGTTGTCTATCCTTTTAAAGGAGAAAACCATACAGTCTATAAAGTAAATGTTAACTTTATGGGTGTGGAACCTGGAAACTGGTTTGTCTTTGTAGATGCACAAACGGGTGAGATAATTGATCAGTATAATGCCATCATGCATGCCGCTGAAAGAAAAACACAAAAAGGTACAGGAATCGGTGTGCATGGAGAACGCAGAGAATTACACATTACCCGTGTAAAGGAAGCGAATTCTGGTACTAAGTTTTCTTTAGCGGATTATGCTCATGCTAACCTTGGTGGAATTGAAACATACGATGCCAAAAACGATAACACTTCCAGTAATGATACGCTTTATGTAGGGAATTCAGCTTCATTTATCAAAGACTACGATCGTGCTGCTGTCGATGCGCACTATAATTCCGAAAAAGTATACGAGTATTTTCTAAACAAGCATGGCCGTAATTCTCTAGATGGAGAGGGAATGGCAATTATATCTAAAGTCCACTATGGTACCAATTATAATAATGCTTCCTGGAACGGACGTTGGATGACCTACGGTGATGGAGATGGAGAGTTTATGATTTCTCTGGCAGCAGGTCTTGATGTAGCTGCTCATGAAATGACCCATGGTGTAATTTCTCACTCAGCTAATCTGGTTTACCGGAATCAATCAGGAGCACTAAACGAGTCTTTTGCTGACGTGTTTGGTGTACTAGTTGATGATGGTGACTGGGAAATGGGAGAGGATATTATGGCACCAGCTGCCAAAGCTGAAGGGGTGACGGTATTGCGCAGTTTAAGTAATCCTAACAGTGTAATCGTCAGCAACGAGCAAAGAAGAGAATATAGCACAAATGGTGGTGTCTATCCAGACCATATGGATGAGTTTTATCATATGCCGACTTCCGTAGATGGCGGTGGTGTCCATGTTAATTCATCTATTACAAACCATGCTGCATACCTGATCGGTCAAGAACTTGGAAGAGAAAAATTGGGGAAAATCTACTATCGAGCTTTAACGGTTTATTTAACCTCTAATTCCAATTTTAGCGATGCTCGGAACGCAATTGTGCAGTCTGCTATTGATTTGTATGGTGAAGGCAGCGAGGAAGAGGCGGCCGTACAATCTGGTTTTGATGCGGTGGGAATCTATTAA
- a CDS encoding malate:quinone oxidoreductase, translating into MSNMQKKTDVILIGAGIMSATLGAILKELAPEWNIKVFEKLASAGEESSNEWNNAGTGHSALCELNYTSEKADGSLDISKAININEQFQQSKQFWSYLVNSNLIQNPQDFIMPIPHISLVQGEDNITFLKKRFKALSKNPLFEGMEFTENPEKLEEWIPLIMEGRSTDEPIAATKIDSGTDVNFGALTRMLFEHLHSSGVEVNYSHSVEDIKRTTDGLWQVKVHDLEDGKLEYHTAHFVFIGGGGGSLPLLQKTGIPESKHIGGFPVSGLFMVCNNPEIAEKHYAKVYGKAKVGAPPMSVPHLDTRYIDNKKTLLFGPFAGFSPKFLKTGSNFDLFGSVKPNNVITMLAAGVKEMALTKYLVQQVMLSNEKRMEELREFIPNANSEDWHTVVAGQRVQVIKDTEKGKGTLQFGTEVVSAEDGSVAALLGASPGASTAVHVMLKVLDKCFPQNMKEWEPKIKEMIPSYGLSLMENPDLFKEINQSTTETLGLCTKEMICN; encoded by the coding sequence ATGAGCAACATGCAGAAGAAAACAGACGTTATCTTAATTGGTGCCGGGATTATGAGCGCGACATTGGGGGCAATACTTAAAGAGTTAGCACCTGAATGGAACATCAAAGTATTTGAAAAACTTGCAAGTGCAGGGGAAGAAAGCTCAAATGAATGGAATAATGCAGGGACGGGTCATTCTGCACTGTGTGAGCTTAACTATACATCTGAAAAAGCTGATGGATCTTTAGATATTAGCAAGGCTATCAATATTAATGAGCAGTTTCAGCAATCGAAGCAGTTTTGGTCATATTTGGTTAACAGCAATTTGATTCAAAATCCACAGGATTTTATCATGCCAATTCCTCATATAAGTTTAGTGCAGGGAGAGGATAATATAACTTTTTTGAAAAAGCGTTTTAAAGCGCTTTCTAAAAATCCTTTGTTTGAAGGAATGGAATTTACAGAGAATCCAGAGAAACTAGAAGAATGGATTCCTCTTATAATGGAGGGACGCTCAACGGATGAACCGATTGCAGCCACAAAAATTGATTCAGGAACCGATGTTAACTTCGGTGCGTTAACACGTATGCTGTTTGAACATTTACATAGTAGCGGTGTAGAAGTCAATTATAGTCATAGTGTAGAAGATATTAAACGTACCACTGATGGTCTATGGCAGGTGAAGGTGCATGATTTAGAAGATGGTAAACTTGAGTACCATACGGCACATTTCGTCTTTATCGGTGGAGGAGGCGGAAGTCTCCCTTTACTTCAAAAAACAGGCATTCCGGAGTCCAAGCATATCGGAGGTTTCCCTGTAAGCGGACTGTTTATGGTTTGTAACAATCCGGAAATCGCTGAAAAGCATTATGCAAAAGTATACGGAAAGGCTAAGGTTGGTGCACCACCAATGTCTGTTCCTCATTTAGACACACGATATATCGATAATAAGAAAACGTTATTATTTGGGCCATTTGCCGGTTTTTCGCCCAAGTTCTTAAAAACTGGTTCCAACTTTGATTTATTTGGGTCCGTAAAACCGAATAATGTTATTACGATGCTGGCGGCGGGAGTTAAAGAAATGGCATTGACTAAATATTTGGTTCAGCAAGTCATGCTATCGAATGAGAAGCGTATGGAGGAATTACGTGAATTTATTCCAAACGCCAACAGCGAAGATTGGCATACAGTTGTGGCAGGCCAACGTGTGCAAGTAATCAAAGATACAGAAAAAGGAAAGGGAACACTTCAATTTGGTACAGAAGTGGTCAGTGCTGAAGATGGTTCGGTTGCTGCATTGCTCGGAGCCTCTCCTGGAGCCTCTACTGCTGTTCACGTTATGCTTAAAGTATTGGATAAATGTTTCCCTCAAAATATGAAGGAGTGGGAACCTAAAATAAAAGAAATGATTCCATCTTATGGTCTATCTTTAATGGAAAATCCTGATCTTTTCAAAGAAATTAATCAATCAACTACAGAAACACTGGGACTTTGTACAAAAGAAATGATCTGTAACTAA
- a CDS encoding SH3 domain-containing protein: MIKKGIAIIIALFVILSGLPVENNVQAASSKYVTASTLNVRSGPGTTYKVVTTVKKNTSVKVAQTKGSWEKVTVGSKTGWVSSKYLTSKKPVAEVTSKTMYVTASTLNIRSGAGTKYKVVTTVKKNSSVKVTQTKGSWSKVIIGSKTGWASSNYLTSKKPAAPKNLAEGLKTVESNKQLILVTSSGYNTSKAEIRTFERNSKGKWVPVLITKGYIGKYGFAKEKDMKESGKRSPIGKYTIGTAFGRKANPGTKLNYRKITADDVWVDDPKSKLYNTWQSKKKTKGQWKSAENMNISAYTYGFVINYNTKRTPYKGSAIFFHIGNSYTLGCTATSEANVKKILKWLDPKKKPVIIQTPINELNTY, translated from the coding sequence ATGATCAAAAAGGGGATTGCAATCATAATCGCACTGTTCGTGATTCTTTCAGGTCTTCCCGTGGAAAATAACGTTCAAGCTGCATCATCCAAATATGTAACGGCCAGTACACTAAATGTACGAAGTGGTCCAGGAACTACATACAAAGTTGTTACAACTGTTAAAAAGAATACCTCAGTCAAAGTAGCTCAAACGAAAGGCTCATGGGAAAAAGTAACGGTTGGAAGCAAGACTGGCTGGGTTTCCAGCAAATATTTAACATCTAAAAAACCTGTTGCAGAAGTAACTTCTAAAACGATGTATGTCACAGCAAGTACATTAAATATTCGCAGTGGAGCCGGAACTAAGTACAAAGTAGTTACAACTGTTAAAAAGAACAGCTCAGTTAAAGTAACTCAAACGAAAGGCTCTTGGAGCAAAGTAATCATTGGCAGCAAAACCGGTTGGGCTTCCAGTAACTATTTAACTTCCAAAAAGCCCGCAGCTCCGAAAAATTTAGCTGAAGGCTTAAAGACAGTCGAAAGCAACAAGCAACTCATTCTCGTTACTTCAAGTGGATATAATACATCGAAAGCTGAAATCCGCACATTCGAGAGGAACTCTAAAGGAAAATGGGTACCTGTATTAATAACCAAAGGTTATATTGGGAAGTATGGATTTGCAAAGGAAAAGGACATGAAAGAAAGTGGCAAGAGGTCTCCGATTGGGAAGTATACAATCGGTACAGCTTTTGGCCGAAAAGCAAATCCCGGAACAAAGCTGAATTATCGTAAAATCACAGCGGATGACGTATGGGTTGATGATCCGAAATCGAAACTATACAACACTTGGCAGTCCAAAAAGAAAACCAAGGGTCAATGGAAAAGTGCAGAAAATATGAATATATCAGCCTACACATATGGGTTTGTAATCAACTACAATACGAAGCGAACACCTTATAAGGGAAGCGCAATCTTCTTCCACATTGGCAACAGCTATACTTTAGGCTGCACCGCAACATCTGAAGCAAACGTGAAAAAGATTTTGAAATGGTTAGACCCTAAAAAGAAACCAGTCATTATTCAGACTCCAATTAATGAACTTAATACGTACTAA